One Cervus elaphus chromosome 27, mCerEla1.1, whole genome shotgun sequence genomic region harbors:
- the LOC122685018 gene encoding myosin regulatory light polypeptide 9 isoform X1 translates to MDLTATMSSKRAKTKTTKKRPQRATSNVFAMFDQSQIQEFKEAFNMIDQNRDGFIDKEDLHDMLASLGKNPTDEYLDAMMNEAPGPINFTMFLTMFGEKLNGTDPEDVIRNAFACFDEEATGTIQEDYLRELLTTMGDRFTDEEVDELYREAPIDKKGNFNYIEFTRILKHGAKDKDD, encoded by the exons ATG GATTTAACTGCCACCATGTCGAGCAAAAGAGCAAAGACCAAGACCACCAAGAAGCGCCCCCAGCGCGCGACCTCCAACGTGTTCGCCATGTTTGACCAGTCCCAGATTCAGGAGTTCAAGGAGGCCTTCAACATGATCGACCAGAACAGGGACGGGTTCATCGACAAGGAAGATTTGCATGACATGCTTGCTTCCCTGG GAAAAAATCCAACTGATGAGTATCTGGATGCCATGATGAATGAGGCTCCAGGTCCCATAAATTTTACCATGTTTCTCACGATGTTTGGTGAAAAATTAAATGGAACAGATCCAGAAGATGTCATCAGAAATGCTTTTGCTTGCTTTGATGAAGAAGCAACTG GCACCATTCAGGAGGATTACCTGAGAGAACTGCTGACCACAATGGGAGAccggtttacagatgaggaagtggacGAGCTGTACAGAGAAGCACCTATTGACAAAAAGGGGAATTTCAATTACATCGAGTTCACGCGCATCCTTAAGCATGGAGCGAAAGACAAAGACGACTGA
- the LOC122685018 gene encoding myosin regulatory light polypeptide 9 isoform X2, whose amino-acid sequence MSSKRAKTKTTKKRPQRATSNVFAMFDQSQIQEFKEAFNMIDQNRDGFIDKEDLHDMLASLGKNPTDEYLDAMMNEAPGPINFTMFLTMFGEKLNGTDPEDVIRNAFACFDEEATGTIQEDYLRELLTTMGDRFTDEEVDELYREAPIDKKGNFNYIEFTRILKHGAKDKDD is encoded by the exons ATGTCGAGCAAAAGAGCAAAGACCAAGACCACCAAGAAGCGCCCCCAGCGCGCGACCTCCAACGTGTTCGCCATGTTTGACCAGTCCCAGATTCAGGAGTTCAAGGAGGCCTTCAACATGATCGACCAGAACAGGGACGGGTTCATCGACAAGGAAGATTTGCATGACATGCTTGCTTCCCTGG GAAAAAATCCAACTGATGAGTATCTGGATGCCATGATGAATGAGGCTCCAGGTCCCATAAATTTTACCATGTTTCTCACGATGTTTGGTGAAAAATTAAATGGAACAGATCCAGAAGATGTCATCAGAAATGCTTTTGCTTGCTTTGATGAAGAAGCAACTG GCACCATTCAGGAGGATTACCTGAGAGAACTGCTGACCACAATGGGAGAccggtttacagatgaggaagtggacGAGCTGTACAGAGAAGCACCTATTGACAAAAAGGGGAATTTCAATTACATCGAGTTCACGCGCATCCTTAAGCATGGAGCGAAAGACAAAGACGACTGA